AACTGTATTTACTTTAGGAGAGTTGCAGTGGATGCTCACAGAAAAGACCTCAGTTGGCAAATCGCACACCTAAGTTCGAAGCAGGTCAGTGATTGTTTGTCCTCTCAAGTCTGCCGTAGGACCATTCTGTGTCTGTTTTTGGTTCTGTAACGCTATCGTAGAGGTCCTGGGTGCGAAGTATGTTTCAAGTCTGAATTTGTCAGACTTTCCCTTCAGTGCTGCTTGCGCCAAAGCAACATCCTGAATGGTGGAGCGTGCTTCCTTTCTAGATCATTTTAAAGATCGACAATAACTTTCAGGTGGTTGATTCGTCGCTGAAGGATCAGGAAATGATGGTAGTAAGATTTTCTAAAAAcgtcggaaaaaaaaagacaaaagaaaagagaaaaaaccaacaaaaaaaaaagagacacggaaacaaacaaacaaagaaaaggagcAATTAGTGAAGAGGATAACttcattggctgaaaagagACTGGAAATGGTGTAGTTGTTTCAAGGCAAGAACTCGTTGCTATGACATATACAGCATtttaaaagttgtttttgatTGATTTTCTTCGCGTTTTAATTAATGGCATTTCATATGAACTGCCGATGGAAACATTCTCAAGGTTAATGATCTTTGCAAGAAAGAAAGAGGTggaaaattcaggcctgaacgggactcgaacccagacctctgcgatgccggcgCAGTGCTCCATTAGTTGAGCTATCACGCCAACTGGTAGCTGGTGATTATGTGGGCCTATGATAAGCCCGTAGATCTGCGTTTTAGTtagtgaaatttcatttgaagtgCAGATATAAGTAgtttcaatgttaatgatcttcgcaaTTTTGTCATGTTACTTGAACAGTAGCGAAAGAAAGACCTCAAAAGTTCAGCTCTTTTATCAATTAAAACGAATATATCCACTATCTACTGTCTTATCATTGACCCAGATAATGACCAGCGCCCAGTTGGCCTGGTTGCTCAACTGCCCCCGCGAGGTCAAGGCTCGagtcccgttcaggcctgaatttttcaggtctcTCTTTTGCTATTGCTCAAGAAGCATGACATTACTAAGAAGAACTTTAACAAGTAAGCTATGGTTGCTAtgaaattcaggacttcaacggggtttgaacccgtgacctcgcgatactgGTTCAACGCTctgaccaactgagctgtgatggcactgaatttttcaggcttctctacgcaattgcataaattgcattcgtAACTGCGAtaaagatcatagcttactcgATTTCACCTCCGCAGTTCAATGTATAAAATTTCTCATATCATTTCACAAGATCATTAACGTTGACTTTGCTCTTTGTCAAATATTACAGAAAGTTCAATTAATGGAGATTCCCCGTACCCTCAAATTGGGCCAATTGGTAAGGTCTTACCTCAGCTCACTCCTGTGGAAATTATGGGAAGAACAAGCGGAGATGGTTCAGACGACGAAGCTAATTCCAGCCCTATTTCGAGTCTGGACAAAAGACATGCGCACACGCATACAATGTCAACGAGGAGAGTTTGCTGGCATCGAAACACGAGTATCAGTATGCAGGAGCATTCTCTATCAGTTCGGGTGAGTTCAGAACAATGCTCGCTTTACATCAGCTGAATTCGAAcggattttcaaactaaataATCCTATCCAAGTTTTGCATGAACGGAGGGTTGGCACGAGAGATGTTTTAAGAACACTTTGGATTCCAACAATATTCTGCGGCATCACTAGGTtatctataaaaaaaaaaaatggagatTCGTTGAACTTTGCATTGCCTCGAAGTTCATTTGACTATGCCATGTTTATGAGTTTTTTTAGAATTGTTTTAGTTGCTTTACGGAAATTAACAGCCGAAATGAACTTGCGGTCTCAGGCTTCCCTTGTTTCTCCACTGAGCTTGGCTCGGTCGGTTACTGAAAATTGAAGGGATGTTATCGTTGATTCTTATCTCGCAATCCTCTTCCATgaaactttcaattttttttttttttttttttggtcttgaaaaaatgttttatgaCTTTCGATAGATCAAATTTTAACGCCCCACCATTTTGGTGCATTCTTTCACCTCCTATGAAATCGAGACCGagtaaaatttaacaaaacttACGAAGGCTCGGTTTGTCCAGATTTAGAACAATTGTGAAAGGAATTTTAGGGCTCTGATCTTGGAGATGAATCATAATTTATGAGTGTCCGTTAAATTTGTGAAACAttggaaaggaaaacaaatggGTTTCACTGTACTTTAACTGATTGGTTTCCCTGTTTAATCCATTGTAGAATCAAATGAGTGGAGAATTGTTGAGGAAATTCAAGACTGGAAATCGATGGCAGAAACTATGGGTCGTGTTTACAAacttctgtttgtttttctacaAGACGCACGAGGTTTGTATTCATGGAGCTCGCTAATGCAGAGAATTCGTGACTTTCAACTTATTCgggatttttatttttctccaacCATTTTCGGTTTTGTTTTCGCAGCAAAATGAGTGCAAATGATAAACGTGACTATATGTGTATGACGAAGCTAGTTTCTTTAATTGTGGTGCAGTCTTCTGGCGAATGGTGTCGAAACGAGATatgttgtttcttgttttggtACTTTCGCAATATTTGCGATTCTTGCATGCGAGCTGTTTGGCGTTGCAGGCATAATCCTTGCGACTTTTGCTTACGCTTTCAGTCCTGGACATAAGTAAAGCGCCAGGATTTCAGTAGTTTTCGGTGATTGAATTTATAGTGGTAATTCCGACCATAATCACGCAGCCCAGTGAAACCCTACACGATTTTTAGTACGGTACCGTGGTTTGTTAAACATTCAATAAATTTAGTATTTAGTTGAGAGCTCATGAATACCTGGCAACTGATTCTCTGTTCCCTTACACGTAGGACGAATTTCCGCTGGCCAGCTTACCGCTGATTGGTTACTGTGTGGCCAGACCAGCAGAGGTAAGAATAAATCTCCTTACGAAACTATCCACAAGATGCACAGTGCATGTTGAAGGAGAATGTCAATAGGGTTTCTTCTTCTGCATGACAGGATCagacttttttttgtgtgtgtgtgtgtgtggaaTCTTTGGCGTTTCTGGGAATGAAGCAGGTTATTGGACGATAGAGCGCTCTCCCCCTTACGAAGGAAGCTGTAATGTGCCTTCACTCTGTCACAACAACAAGTCCCTTCTCCCTTCTGCACCATTTCGCTGCTGAGCTGCGTTTGCCTCTTTAAGATGTGGTCGATTTACAATCTCGTGCGTTCTTTCAATGTCATCAGTTCTAACAACACATCTATTTTTCTCCTTATTGCCTTGTTAGGACGATGGTATCGACAAGGAACTTGTATTCAAACTGCAATATAAGACACACATTTATTTCTTCAGAGCCGAGAATGAATACACTTTCATCAGGTTGGGAGTACATTTGATCAAATACCATTAATGCACTTTTGACGTCTTTCACTGATGTAGCAAAACGAAATTTCAATGTCAATTTTCTGTccttttatgaatttttttatggcCTGCGCATGTTGCGTCAAGCCTGTTAGTTAGTATTTGTGTTTTCGCCGAGCTTGCATGAGCTATGATGTAAATGCGGAATTGCTCTGATCAGCCCTTACTGCTGCAAAGAAACTCGTGAACCTTCCAGCATCGGTCGTTGGATAGTGTCAGTTGTTTCTGACTTCTATGataagtaataaaataattgcagttattattcattcaaaatatttccccgtttctgattggttaaaaccACACGCATAATTCACCATAACCAGCTGCTGTTCACCAAATTTGGAAAGGAACTTCGTCATATTGAATCAATGACGTCAAAAGTGCAGCCCGCTGAAATTATTGAACCGTTGACCGAAAAAAGCTGGGGACGAGATGGCTGCGAGTAGGTTTAGAAGTTTGAGCGAAGAGAATATTGCCCAGTTACTGAATGATAAAGACAGAGAGAATACCAAAAAGTCGACGAAACAACATCGCTTAATTTTTGAGTCTTACCTCGAGGagaaaaacatcagaaatCCTACAACTGCAGTGCAGTTAGAAGCAGTTTTACGAAAGTCTTGCACCGAGGCGAGAAAAGAGGAAGGACAGGTGCAAAATTGTTAAAAGTAAAGCTCATTTTCTCCTTTAagagtttgaaaatattttgaatgaataataaagcaattattgaattcggCTTTCGTAGAATATGAAGAATTCTGCAGATCTCGGAGGATGTTATCCACCGAGGCCTTCGGCCTAGGTGGATAACACCCTCGTCGCCTTGCAGAATTCTTCATATCCTACTTAGCCTCATTCAATAATTGCTAATTATTATCGAATGATctcttgttgaaaaaaatttctatcCTGTTTCAGGTGGATGGAAGTAATCTCCTGTGCAACTCAAAGTTCTTCAAGATCGCGTATTTTCAGCCGACAAATTAGTGCTGTTCCTTAGACGACAGACTTAAAACCGGATACTTATTCCATGGAATGGGCAATTATTATCCAATGAAGCAAGCTCGTTCGCGGAAAAACATTGTCCTTATAGCCTCAGTACATACTTTACATAGACGTCAAAAAACAGCGCTATTAATCAACAGAGTGAACACGTTTGAGACGTGACGCCTGCACGATGGTAACTTGAATTTTGTGAACCGCGTACATATGTGGCCTAAATAATGGAAAGTTTCATTGCTCTTCGTAGTCCCTTTGATATAAAGTTATAATACCTACAAATTTGCTGAGGTTCTGTGCCTGTTATACACCGGGTATTTTATTATGTTATTTTGCCCTAGTTGTTTCTGTTTAGCTCGACAAAATTTGCCTTGTGCACGTGCTCTAAATTATGTCCTGAAATGGAGGCTGTTAGAAATAGTGGCACTTATGTGGCGGCATTTATCTCTCTTGAGTACAAGAATTAATAGTGTTGTCGTTCACTTCGCAACAATGAGAGAAGAAGTAACACACATTTCCTGGCAATGCAATCACCGAAAGGAACTAAAGAAAATAGGAAAGAGAATTGGAGGGCATATTTGAAGTCGCGAAAAGTTAAACGTGTGAAGAAGATTGATTTGCGGTACTTGATACAGATATTGCTCTTCATAGAGAAAGTTAAAACATAGTATGCTAGTTCAGAATAGGTTCTTAATGCGGTAATACAGTATAATTTTCTAATACACTCCTTGCTTGTTTCATCATGCTTGCATCTTTTACATCGATTTCATGATAACTTTTATAACAAAAATAGCGACCTCTTATTTATCTTTAACTGTTAGAAAACTGTTTATTGGGTTTCCATTTATTTGCCCAACGCTTTTGATTGGAACGTGTTAAGGGCCGCCGATGAAATGGTCCTCAATTTGTTGCTGTCGAGCGGCCTTACGCAGACAGCCCTCGTAGCTCTGCAGTGTCTGGTTTGCTTCCCAGTTTCATTTACGAGGCGTCATCTAAAATAGATCAATTGTTATTATCTCAGATTTTAACCGCTTGAGTGGCAAATTTAGTTAAAGTTTTATCTCATGCGGGGAATGTATTTTATCTTTAGAAGGAAACAAATGGAATTTTATCAACATAATGAAATGCAAAAGCAGAGGCTTTTTAAAATGATAACTGTTTGCTGCAGTGTCATGCCATGTAAATAAAGTGAAACTCGTATAACTTACCTACGGAGTGAAGTGTGTACTAAGTATTATACGTCTATAGCAGGGGAGGGGTCTCTAACTTAATAAAGCCTGAACCCCAGACGCCAACAAACTTGGTCCGGCTTGTCTAATAGATGCAGCGAAATATTCAAATCATATCCCTGTACATCTcgtgagcaaaataaaaaggTGAAGGCACCCAGCAGCCTTAGATTTTTAACGAAAAGGCGATTGTTAGCATCTATTTAGCGACGgcgtaaataataattaaaaaaaaaaaaaacgttttgagTATTGTTCTGTATATCTGAACTGtggattgaaatgaatatatgatcctcgcagttctTTTGGCCCTACTTTAGCAatagcgagaaaggcctgaacggggattCGAACATTGTCCTCTGTGACGCCGGCGCaatgctccaccagttgaacTATCTGGACAACTGGGATCTTGTTTTCACGTGGTTCCATACATGTGGCCCGTAGATGATTGACATCGATCTATATATACGATGTGAACACCTGAGTTTTATGTATTAGAACTGCGACTTGAAATGCATGtgaatgatcttcgcagttttttAGCGCCACTTAAGAAGTAGCGAGAAAGACCCGCAAAATAGTCCTACAAAAATTGGTGTTCGTCAGGGGCTGCGAGCGCTACATAAATGAATAATTGGGCACAACCTGGCTTCCAAATTGCCTTATCCTTCTAAACAATTTTATGAATAACTTTCGAATTTTAGTCTCTCAGTCATACCTTTCTTCATCTTCTCTTATCTACTATATTTAgatattctttatttcaaatcAGTTGCTATCTTAATGCATGATGTCTTCAATTACTTATCGCCAGTCCAAATGGCTAATATTCAATAAACTGTAATTTCTTTGCGCAATACTCtctattattaaaaactggatcattggataatgcaattcaagactttttattggcttagccattatggtaaatttaaaaattatgggctattgactcagaagCCATCAGGGCGAGAGGAATGATTGCTTTAGTAAAATCCacctagttggtcaaaaaaaaaaaaaaagaattaagaCTAAATatttttcgcaagttaaagctagacttcaatacTCTTTTACccccaaaacattacaaatatggcgggcgcttttcgctactagtgggctatagcAGGAGCCTATTAGTAGGaacatgcaactccactatattcctgtcacggcgttttcatagaccgatttatttttagatagaATCTCCTCGGAATTAGACTCCCATaagagtgccatgaccaatcacgagacactaattgacgtcactgcgtcactggaccggaactgcctttctttcacaaaagaaaatgtgcacttaaaatagatcagtctgtaaaaatgccgtgacataggcgtggtatgggagttgcatgctcctggtCATCAGCTCctggctataacatatagcctactagtagctcaaccaatcaggacgtagcattgatgatagaccactacttggattttactaacagccaatataccataatctccaaatatggtaagcgtacgcgtcagctta
This sequence is a window from Acropora palmata chromosome 9, jaAcrPala1.3, whole genome shotgun sequence. Protein-coding genes within it:
- the LOC141893372 gene encoding FERM, ARHGEF and pleckstrin domain-containing protein 2-like isoform X1, translated to MKQSEVSRKALGSWRTFRRSSNLRETLLVSKTSFKQEGEGCLQKIDRKGPQPRMFFMFSDILLYTCKGVTHTNQFRVRGQIPLDAVTLDNDGPQLHGLYSFAVITQEEEMLLAANSEEEKYKWMEDLKRAVKQAKDRESCSGCSQKRPQLANRTPKFEAESSINGDSPYPQIGPIGKVLPQLTPVEIMGRTSGDGSDDEANSSPISSLDKRHAHTHTMSTRRVCWHRNTSISMQEHSLSVRNQMSGELLRKFKTGNRWQKLWVVFTNFCLFFYKTHEDEFPLASLPLIGYCVARPAEDDGIDKELVFKLQYKTHIYFFRAENEYTFIRWMEVISCATQSSSRSRIFSRQISAVP
- the LOC141893372 gene encoding FERM, ARHGEF and pleckstrin domain-containing protein 1-like isoform X2; the encoded protein is MFFMFSDILLYTCKGVTHTNQFRVRGQIPLDAVTLDNDGPQLHGLYSFAVITQEEEMLLAANSEEEKYKWMEDLKRAVKQAKDRESCSGCSQKRPQLANRTPKFEAESSINGDSPYPQIGPIGKVLPQLTPVEIMGRTSGDGSDDEANSSPISSLDKRHAHTHTMSTRRVCWHRNTSISMQEHSLSVRNQMSGELLRKFKTGNRWQKLWVVFTNFCLFFYKTHEDEFPLASLPLIGYCVARPAEDDGIDKELVFKLQYKTHIYFFRAENEYTFIRWMEVISCATQSSSRSRIFSRQISAVP